A window of the Vicugna pacos chromosome 32, VicPac4, whole genome shotgun sequence genome harbors these coding sequences:
- the C32H12orf76 gene encoding uncharacterized protein C12orf76 homolog encodes MWVALHRPPRKMPCAVWRWRWLCLGLCSLLLRQAEAPSPVEPPERSRPYAVLRGQNLVLLGTLFSILLVTVILMAFCVYKPIRRR; translated from the exons ATGTGGGTAGCTCTCCACAGGCCGCCGAGGAAGATGCCGTGTGCTgtgtggcggtggcggtggctgTGCCTCGGGCTCTGCAGCCTGCTCCTGAGGCAGGCGGAGGCCCCGAGCCCTGTGGAGCCGCCGGAGCGGAGCCGGCCGTATGCTGTGCTGCGTGGGCAGAACCTGG TGTTGCTGGGGACCCTTTTCAGCATCCTGCTGGTGACTGTGATCCTTATGGCATTCTGTGTCTACAAGCCCATTCGGCGTCGGTGA